In Cydia splendana chromosome 3, ilCydSple1.2, whole genome shotgun sequence, one DNA window encodes the following:
- the LOC134806847 gene encoding insulin-like growth factor-binding protein complex acid labile subunit produces MALARTLRWLVRWVAWSALLSLGAGLAGHAPPLTPPPCPMHCICLSQSQVVCNSASLRGVPSALSPAVTQLSLSRADLRVLRSDAFAHLRQLRRLALDACNLTRIRPFAFRGLPRLKELYIQHTPLATVDAFAFAALQNITSIVLTHNRIAQVEGYAFAGTNFIKLISLRHNPLRKILAHAFSGLNDVAQIELPSGIRSIEPQAFAGLESVGVLELAYMDLPALQADTFRGLTRVGKLALRESDLGIIRVGAFDGLQRVDTLEMCNNKIDRIEELSLVQNNSVHNFRLTGNHMLETPESVMLEVDNLVIRGNHLPCECGRDPLANPLALTQGFAEENFCISPLKVRGRSLASAAGAVCRGEAGGSARARAAAGTGARSARSEHCLAPPHLALFITAFVFLANS; encoded by the exons atgGCACTCGCACGCACACTGAG GTGGCTGGTGCGATGGGTGGCCTGGTCTGCGCTGTTGTCGCTGGGCGCCGGGCTGGCCGGCCACGCTCCGCCGCTGACGCCGCCGCCCTGCCCCATGCATTGCATCTGCCTATCACAGTCACAG GTGGTGTGCAACAGTGCGAGCCTGCGTGGTGTGCCGTCGGCGCTGAGCCCCGCGGTGACGCAGCTGTCGCTGTCGCGCGCCGACCTGCGCGTGCTACGCTCCGACGCCTTCGCGCACCTCCGCCAGCTCCGCCGCCTCGCGCTCGACGCCTGCAACCTCACGCGCATCCGCCCCTTCGCCTTCCGCGGTCTGCCTAGGCTGAAAGAGCTCTACATCCAACACACTCCCCTCGCCACCGTCGACGCGTTCGCTTTCGCCGCCCTACAAAACATCACTTCCATCGTCCTCACGCACAACAGAATCGCACAAGTCGAGGGATACGCTTTCGCCGGTACTAACTTCATTAAGCTCATATCTCTTAGACACAATCCACTTAGAAAAATACTGGCTCATGCATTTTCGGGGTTAAACGACGTGGCACAAATCGAACTGCCTTCCGGCATTAGATCAATCGAGCCGCAAGCGTTCGCGGGGCTCGAAAGCGTCGGCGTCTTGGAACTGGCTTACATGGACTTGCCGGCGCTTCAAGCGGACACATTTCGAGGATTGACTCGAGTAGGGAAGCTGGCGTTGCGGGAATCCGATCTTGGTATTATTCGCGTAGGAGCCTTCGACGGTCTGCAGCGAGTCGACACGCTCGAAATgtgtaataataaaattgataGAATTGAGGAGCTTTCATTAGTGCAAAATAACAGCGTACATAACTTCAGACTGACCGGGAATCATATGTTGGAGACTCCGGAATCCGTCATGTTGGAAGTGGATAACTTAGTCATACGTGGTAATCACCTTCCGTGCGAGTGTGGTAGGGATCCCCTAGCCAACCCATTAGCGTTGACGCAAGGTTTCGCGGAGGAGAATTTCTGTATTTCACCGCTGAAGGTGCGGGGGCGAAGTTTGGCGAGCGCGGCGGGAGCGGTGTGCCGGGGCGAGGCGGGCGGGAGCGCGCGAGCGCGCGCAGCGGCGGGCACGGGCGCGCGCTCGGCGCGCTCCGAGCACTGCCTGGCTCCACCACACCTCGCGCTCTTTATCACTGCCTTCGTTTTCCTCGCCAATAGCTAA